In the Plasmodium chabaudi chabaudi strain AS genome assembly, chromosome: 13 genome, one interval contains:
- a CDS encoding CIR protein, producing the protein MTNPSYDIEKVYRDIYAIEDYFYVTNDDQIRVDRKHKSIIQYCNYKNNSVTYDCNDYFQLVSCGFIYLLKTLKDNYKLEDDKLAEYVILWLSYKLSRIRQHNFAKLNDFSTKYIVNNECYNEKIKDGDTTTYKDIIDKKKDLMDMNIIEISKFNGLFSILFYLYYLFHGECLDCEKNSSLANNFADIFKDLIKDSNNKENSPFSQILSTLLDDYNNLINKYGNKCSIPQSISQLTPQKISVESSLQTSKGTSSPSILNTYSLFGFGKRSQKRYLRENIKK; encoded by the exons ATGACAAACCCAAGTTATGATATTGAGAAAGTG tATAGAGACATTTATGCGATCGAGgactatttttatgtgaCGAATGATGATCAAATTAGAGTTGATAGAAAACACAAATCAATCATCCAATATTGTAATTACAAGAATAACTCGGTAACTTATGATTGTaatgattattttcaattggTTAGTTGtggttttatttatttgctaAAAACGTTAAAGGACAACTATAAATTAGAAGATGATAAACTTGCCGAATACGTTATTTTATGGTTAAGTTATAAACTAAGTAGAATTCGACAACATAATTTCGCcaaattaaatgatttttctactaaatatatagtaaaTAATGAGTGTTATAAtgagaaaataaaagatggTGATACTACGACTTATAAGGATAttatagataaaaaaaaagatttgatggatatgaatattatagAAATATCTAAATTTAATGGTCTATttagtatattattttatttgtattatttatttcatggTGAATGTTTGGATTGCGAAAAAAATTCGAGTTTAGCTAACAATTTTgctgatatatttaaagacCTCATTAAAGAttctaataataaagaaaacaGTCCATTTAGTCAAATATTGTCTACATTATTAGATGattataacaatttaataaataaatatggtaATAAATGCAGCATTCCTCAATCTATTTCACAATTAACCCCCCAAAAAATTTCTGTAGAAAGTTCTTTACAAACTTCTAAAGGTACATCAAGTCCATCGATATTAAACACA tattcattatttggatTTGGTAAACGCTCTCAAAAACGATATTTaagagaaaatataaaaaaataa
- a CDS encoding CIR protein, protein MSENLCKLINSIDKSITVNVNNSLAFIEFDNILTEYCTEEEGGGKKECFSYEVLISSIFIKLLKIFMNLDDLENDKHAQYAILWFCHKLNKNSQNGINNLNDVYNKYIKGNKEFFEKINDAGAYNSYEEFINKKQDMVNVNIKDMSKFYEALQILCKMYTKIDESKSNCTKCLDDAQKFADEYEKINSNSITGNDSYSQMLSNLFVDYDNLKNKCKNSSSLPTIKKPQNFEQRFEVTSSNSSIATKLIPTLLIFAMSFFFGIAYKYSLFGFGKRSQKQYLKKRLKK, encoded by the exons ATGTCTGAGAATTTg tgtaaattaattaattcgATCGATAAGAGTATTACCGTGAATGTGAATAATTCATTAGCATTTATTGAGTTTGATAATATACTGACCGAGTATTGCACTGAAGAGGAAGGGGGGGGAAAGAAGGAGTGTTTTTCTTATGAAGTATTAATTAgctctatttttataaaattgctaaaaatttttatgaatcttgatgatttagaaaatgataaacatGCTCAATATGCTATTTTATGGTTTTGTCATAaactaaataaaaactCACAAAATGGAATcaacaatttaaatgatgtttataataaatatataaagggGAATAAGGAATTTTTtgagaaaataaatgatgcTGGAGCTTATAATAGTTATGaggaatttataaataaaaaacaggATATGGTAAATGTGAATATTAAAGATATGtctaaattttatgaagCATTACAAATCTTATGTAAAATGTATACTAAAATTGATGAAAGCAAGTCAAATTGCACAAAATGCTTGGATGATGCCCAAAAGTTTGCTgatgaatatgaaaaaattaatagcAATTCTATTACAGGAAATGATTCATATAGTCAGATGTTGtctaatttatttgttgattatgataatttaaaaaataaatgtaaaaatagttCATCCCTTCCAACGATAAAAAAACCACAAAATTTTGAACAACGTTTTGAAGTTACATCATCAAATTCGTCGATAGCAACCAAATTGATTCCAACATTATTGATATTTGCAATGTCATTTTTCTTTGGAATTGCTTATAAg tattcattatttggatTTGGTAAACGATCtcaaaaacaatatttaaaaaaaaggctaaaaaaataa
- a CDS encoding CIR protein, with the protein MADFMCRMFYNVWDDFPDQLDNGNYKFNDDDYFDNLFTDKNYGNDIDKVNAISFWLFEKNLWDSSSSSINAKSNTDIVHYIVIWLIYMLRLKGDGQNGNVMKFHNTCINPAQGYTNSIKDTNTNAYNIYKNLIDSKLLLMNEGIKDISKIYDAFKSLCNMYNGFDDDDSDCTKNLNDAKKFVEKYKILLNNNDTDIEGSLYCQILSILSTDYYNFISQCYEKKVGCDKFPSLPDCSRCSSTKNALISITFIFVAISIFLGFAYKHSLFGFGKRSQKQYLREKRKKIKKKVYNYILLEESDYSKNSNNY; encoded by the exons atgGCTGATTTTATg TGTCGAATGTTCTATAATGTATGGGATGATTTTCCCGATCAATTAGATAATGGAaactataaatttaatgatGATGATTATTTCGACAACTTGTTCACAGACAAAAATTATGGTAATGATATCGATAAAGTTAATGCTATATCATTTTggttatttgaaaaaaatttatgggATTCTTCTTCGTCATCGATTAATGCAAAAAGTAATACCGATATTGTCCATTACATTGTGATATGgttaatttatatgttaaGACTAAAGGGTGATGGCCAAAACGGCAACGTAATGAAATTTCATAATACTTGTATAAATCCTGCTCAAGGATATACTAATTCTATAAAAGATACTAATACTAATGCTTATAATATCTATAAGAATCTTATAGATAGTAAACTATTATTGATGAATGAGGGTATTAAAGATATATCTAAAATTTATGATGCATTTAAATCGTTATGTAACATGTATAATGGATTTGATGACGACGATTCAGATTGcacaaaaaatttgaatgaTGCCAAAAAGTttgttgaaaaatataaaatactccttaataataatgatactGATATTGAAGGCAGTCTATATTGTCAAAtattatctatattatcaactgattattataattttataagtCAATgctatgaaaaaaaagtaggATGTGATAAATTCCCATCCCTTCCAGATTGTTCACGATGTTCGTCAACAAAAAATGCGCTAATTTCaattacatttatatttgttgcAATATCTATTTTCTTGGGATTTGCTTAtaag cattcattatttggatTTGGTAAACGATCtcaaaaacaatatttaagagaaaaacgaaaaaaaataaagaagaaagtgtataattatatattactcGAAGAGAGTGATTATTCCAAgaatagtaataattattGA
- a CDS encoding CIR protein — MTESSDNLKDLYSAIKTISNYFEGGNNGQLTVNKKYADLIDKYCDYGDKSEKGNCNNEHFKIISSGVINLLDNLKKYKLEDDKLADYAILWLSYILNLYLKDKLTNLSEFYTNYIEKNKCYNEKINGDGSTYKEIIDKKKDLMDMNISEIFKLEAPFNILYYLYHQIYDQTSFCSEYSKYATKFSDQFKELNNDSNNIEDSSFSQILSTLLNDHNNLINKYCKESCSFSSISQLPPKKKPVEGSAKGGEQTSLPILEATPSSSSTLNTVIPILSTFAIPVFLGVAYKYSLFGFDKLFQRQYIRNKLKKIKNKMELNI; from the exons ATGACAGAGTCAAGTGATAATCTTAAGGATCTg tATAGTGCAATTAAGACGATCAGTAACTATTTTGAGGGGGGTAATAATGGTCAATTAAcagttaataaaaaatacgcAGATTTAATCGACAAATATTGTGATTACGGGGATAAATCAGAAAAAGGTAATTGTAATAATgaacattttaaaataattagtTCTGGTGTTATTAATTTGCTAGATAATTTAAAGAAGTATAAATTAGAAGATGATAAACTCGCCGATTACGCTATTTTATGGTTAAGTTATATActaaatttatatctaAAAGATAAATTGACCAATTTAAGCGAATTTTATACtaattatatagaaaaaaataagtgtTATAATGAGAAAATAAATGGTGATGGTTCGACTTATAAGGAAAttatagataaaaaaaaagatttgatggatatgaatattagtgaaatatttaaactTGAAGCcccatttaatatattatattatttgtatcatCAAATTTATGATCAAACTTCGTTTTGCAGTGAATATTCGAAATATGCTACAAAATTTTCTGATCAATTTAAAGAGCTCAATAACGAttctaataatatagaagaCAGCTCATTTAGTCAAATATTGTCtacattattaaatgatcacaacaatttaataaataaatattgtaaaGAATCTTGCAGTTTTTCATCTATTTCACAATTAcccccaaaaaaaaaacctGTAGAAGGTTCTGCAAAAGGTGGTGAACAAACATCTCTGCCGATTCTTGAAGCTACACCATCAAGTTCATCGACATTAAACACAGTAATTCCAATTTTATCGACATTTGCAATACCGGTTTTCTTGGGAGTTGCTTATAAg tattcattatttggatTTGATAAGCTATTTCAAAGACAATATATaagaaacaaattaaaaaaaataaagaataaaatgGAACTTAATATATGA